The following proteins come from a genomic window of Pedobacter faecalis:
- a CDS encoding glycosyltransferase family 4 protein → MMKKIKVAFFAEILVEDFDGAARTMFQLIKRIDPSRFEFLFFCGVGPDKLVEFECIKLPIVTLPINATYTMALPGLMKKQLKKRLREFMPDLVHIATPSLLGGFALKYANRQGLPVMTIYHTHFVSYIDYYLKYAPFLIEKVKQMLADNQKLFYNRCDTIYVPSTSIMTELKRYGVDSNRMKLWKRGINARLFSPDKRDARVIERLTGNNRPAILFASRLVWEKNLETLFKIYDGVQGAGLDVNFIVAGDGIAKRACQSRMKRAVFVGKLGHDALSALYASASIFLFPSVSETYGNVVLEAMASGLPCIIADGGGSADFIKDGVNGFKCAPYDADHYVMRIRRLLNDRQLARQFSAAGLAQCFGLDWDQLATAYFDEVSLLADRREKDSCRVS, encoded by the coding sequence ATGATGAAAAAGATTAAGGTTGCTTTTTTTGCTGAAATTCTGGTGGAGGACTTTGACGGGGCTGCCCGCACGATGTTTCAACTGATCAAGAGAATTGATCCCTCCCGCTTTGAGTTTCTCTTCTTTTGCGGGGTAGGGCCTGACAAGCTTGTGGAGTTTGAATGCATTAAACTTCCAATAGTTACACTGCCCATCAACGCTACATATACCATGGCCTTACCGGGCCTGATGAAAAAACAGCTAAAAAAGAGGCTCCGGGAGTTTATGCCCGACCTGGTTCATATTGCCACTCCCTCGCTGCTCGGAGGATTCGCCCTGAAATATGCCAACCGGCAGGGGCTCCCGGTAATGACCATTTATCATACGCACTTCGTGTCGTATATAGATTACTACTTAAAATATGCGCCTTTTTTGATTGAAAAGGTGAAGCAGATGCTGGCGGATAACCAAAAGCTTTTTTATAACAGATGCGATACCATTTATGTGCCGTCAACCAGTATCATGACTGAGCTGAAGAGATATGGGGTGGACTCGAACCGCATGAAACTTTGGAAACGGGGAATTAATGCCAGGCTCTTTTCACCGGATAAACGCGACGCTCGCGTTATAGAGCGGTTAACCGGTAACAACCGCCCCGCTATCCTTTTTGCCAGTCGCCTGGTATGGGAAAAAAACCTGGAGACGCTGTTTAAAATATATGATGGGGTGCAGGGCGCCGGACTAGACGTTAATTTTATTGTTGCGGGCGACGGTATTGCAAAGCGTGCATGCCAAAGCCGCATGAAACGTGCGGTCTTTGTAGGTAAGCTCGGACACGATGCGTTGTCCGCCTTGTATGCCAGTGCAAGTATTTTCCTATTCCCCTCTGTGTCGGAAACCTACGGAAACGTCGTGCTCGAAGCGATGGCTTCGGGGCTGCCCTGCATTATTGCAGATGGTGGGGGTTCGGCCGACTTTATTAAGGATGGTGTAAACGGGTTTAAGTGTGCCCCGTATGATGCCGACCATTATGTAATGCGCATTCGCAGGTTGTTGAATGACCGCCAGTTGGCCAGGCAGTTTTCCGCCGCCGGCCTTGCACAGTGCTTCGGGCTCGACTGGGATCAGTTAGCTACGGCTTACTTTGATGAAGTGAGCTTACTTGCAGACCGGAGGGAGAAAGATAGTTGCCGCGTTTCGTGA
- a CDS encoding lysylphosphatidylglycerol synthase domain-containing protein yields the protein MRRWLTILLMLITLTSLVMYIRAADLTLALAAVGSIGPKFLLLLGITLCAYVLGTLSWQCCLGSSAKKLSLFRLFIIRHTGETFGVFNPVSVVGGDWLKVKLLKQAGIAGGAAGSSVILSRAIMVISQLMLFTAVTLLALRGKQLALPYGPYPRYLIAGVVLIGVAAMILYFIGKKSGNRRLRETFETMKMQLRLHKILLLWSLLLATLHWVVGAMEFWLILDMLDIHISALQAMMVDMGVILFKSAGAFIPGQLGVEEYGNKIMLLIIGVQGAGIWITASILRRARQLFWVLLGLVIYFAFFKNAGGMRWKYCL from the coding sequence GTGAGGCGCTGGCTAACGATACTGCTGATGCTGATCACCCTGACTTCTTTGGTGATGTACATCCGTGCGGCCGACTTGACGCTGGCCTTGGCTGCTGTAGGCAGTATTGGTCCTAAGTTTTTGTTACTACTGGGTATTACGCTTTGCGCGTATGTTCTGGGTACCCTGAGCTGGCAATGCTGTCTTGGCAGTTCTGCAAAAAAGCTTTCCCTTTTCCGCCTGTTCATCATCCGCCACACAGGCGAAACCTTCGGTGTGTTTAATCCGGTAAGTGTGGTTGGGGGCGACTGGCTAAAAGTTAAGCTTCTTAAACAAGCAGGCATAGCCGGCGGCGCTGCCGGTAGTTCTGTTATCCTGTCAAGGGCAATTATGGTCATCAGTCAGTTGATGCTGTTCACCGCAGTCACTTTGCTGGCCTTGAGGGGTAAACAATTGGCGCTACCCTATGGGCCTTACCCACGGTATTTGATCGCCGGAGTCGTATTGATCGGTGTAGCAGCGATGATTCTGTATTTTATAGGAAAAAAATCGGGTAACAGGCGGCTGCGTGAAACATTCGAGACAATGAAAATGCAGCTTCGCCTGCATAAAATCCTGCTCTTATGGTCGCTCCTGTTAGCCACCCTACACTGGGTTGTTGGTGCCATGGAGTTTTGGCTGATTCTTGATATGCTTGACATTCACATCAGCGCCCTGCAGGCGATGATGGTAGATATGGGTGTCATTCTATTTAAATCGGCCGGCGCATTTATTCCCGGTCAGCTAGGCGTAGAAGAGTACGGTAATAAGATAATGCTGCTCATTATCGGCGTACAGGGTGCGGGTATATGGATTACAGCGTCCATTTTGCGCAGGGCCAGGCAACTGTTCTGGGTGCTTCTCGGGCTCGTCATTTACTTCGCTTTTTTTAAGAATGCAGGAGGCATGAGATGGAAATATTGTTTGTAA
- a CDS encoding glycosyltransferase family 4 protein: MEKQSYELIQGMSRYARVHTIVYEGGGRLRFLSTLNSRILAVLRENPQISVIHFNDGLIAAVSLMHTGYAHLRRCVTMHGLDVVFPGWIYQRMILPRFNRFDLIIAVSRATAEACIIRGISKEKIVVINNGVDTSEKHPAARPELEALLLNKYAIDPGGKQVLLAMGRAVKRKGFSWFLRNVVPGLNHDVLVLLISPGAWNTATDRLLAILPGFLRARVELFLGYPGDARMIDKLLKGSTLSQRVYRLQGLPRADINTVFAGADAFVMPNIEVDGDMEGFGLVCLEACMYGLPVFAAASGGITDAVIPGKNGILLPPGNAERWINELNNFEPGAADKTALATSIISFTRERFSWEVMVHNYFVFLSKFAR; encoded by the coding sequence ATGGAAAAACAGAGCTATGAGTTAATACAGGGCATGTCCCGTTATGCCCGGGTACATACGATCGTTTATGAAGGGGGCGGGCGATTAAGGTTCTTGTCAACCTTGAACAGCCGTATCCTGGCTGTATTAAGGGAGAATCCGCAAATATCCGTAATCCACTTTAACGACGGATTGATTGCTGCGGTAAGCTTAATGCATACCGGCTATGCACATCTAAGGCGTTGTGTAACGATGCACGGGCTAGACGTAGTGTTCCCGGGATGGATTTACCAGCGTATGATTTTACCAAGGTTCAACCGTTTCGACCTGATCATTGCAGTGAGCCGTGCTACTGCCGAGGCTTGCATCATAAGGGGAATCAGTAAGGAAAAGATCGTTGTGATCAACAATGGCGTTGATACCAGTGAAAAACATCCGGCGGCCCGGCCGGAACTGGAGGCGTTGTTGCTGAACAAATATGCCATTGACCCAGGAGGAAAGCAAGTGTTACTGGCGATGGGCCGCGCGGTGAAACGTAAAGGATTTTCCTGGTTCCTGCGGAATGTGGTGCCAGGTTTAAATCACGACGTATTGGTACTGCTGATTTCCCCTGGAGCCTGGAACACGGCGACCGACCGTCTGTTGGCCATATTGCCCGGGTTCCTCAGAGCGCGGGTTGAGTTGTTCCTCGGCTATCCGGGCGACGCCCGTATGATAGACAAGTTGCTGAAAGGCAGTACGCTGTCGCAGAGAGTCTACCGCCTGCAGGGTTTGCCGCGGGCAGATATTAATACAGTTTTTGCCGGAGCCGACGCCTTTGTGATGCCAAATATTGAGGTTGACGGCGATATGGAGGGTTTCGGTCTTGTTTGTCTGGAGGCCTGCATGTATGGCCTTCCGGTTTTTGCCGCGGCAAGCGGGGGTATAACGGATGCCGTCATACCCGGGAAGAATGGCATCTTGCTGCCGCCCGGAAATGCGGAGAGATGGATCAACGAACTAAATAACTTTGAGCCCGGTGCGGCCGACAAAACAGCGCTCGCCACTTCCATTATTTCATTTACCCGCGAACGTTTCAGCTGGGAAGTTATGGTGCATAATTATTTTGTTTTTTTGTCTAAGTTTGCACGTTGA
- a CDS encoding glycosyltransferase family 2 protein: MDISVVIPLYNEDESLPELAAWIARVMHEHRFTYEVVFVDDGSTDNSWAVIEDLKKQYPAIRAIKFRRNYGKSAALNVAFEAAQGDVVVTMDADLQDSPDEIPELYRRIKEEKFDLISGWKKKRYDPVTKTIPTKLFNAATRRMSGIKLNDFNCGLKAYRKDVIKTIEVYGEMHRYIPVIAKWAGFKKIGEQVVEHRARKYGVTKFGLSRFINGFLDLLSIFFVGKFGKRPMHFFGSLGVLSFLMGTFMALWLIGEKLYHLSAGIPYRRDVTDQPLFYIALVAIIVGSQLFLTGFVAELVTRNAPERNQYLIERELH; this comes from the coding sequence ATGGATATATCTGTTGTAATTCCCTTATATAATGAAGATGAGTCGCTCCCTGAGCTAGCCGCCTGGATAGCCAGGGTGATGCATGAGCACCGCTTCACTTATGAAGTTGTTTTTGTAGACGATGGGAGTACAGACAATTCCTGGGCTGTTATAGAAGATCTTAAAAAACAATACCCCGCCATACGGGCCATTAAATTCAGAAGGAACTATGGCAAATCGGCTGCCCTGAACGTCGCCTTTGAGGCTGCTCAGGGCGATGTGGTAGTTACCATGGATGCCGACCTGCAGGATAGTCCGGATGAGATCCCGGAACTTTACCGCAGGATTAAAGAAGAAAAGTTTGACCTGATCTCCGGATGGAAAAAGAAACGCTATGATCCGGTAACCAAGACGATCCCTACCAAACTGTTCAATGCGGCTACCAGGCGCATGTCGGGCATCAAACTGAATGATTTTAATTGTGGTTTGAAGGCGTATCGCAAAGATGTGATTAAGACCATAGAGGTTTACGGCGAAATGCACAGGTACATACCGGTAATTGCGAAATGGGCAGGATTTAAAAAGATCGGGGAGCAGGTGGTAGAACACCGGGCGCGTAAGTATGGCGTCACCAAGTTTGGTCTGAGCCGCTTTATTAATGGTTTCCTGGATCTGCTGTCCATTTTCTTTGTGGGTAAGTTTGGCAAAAGACCCATGCACTTTTTTGGTTCACTTGGCGTATTGAGTTTTCTGATGGGTACTTTTATGGCGCTCTGGCTTATCGGCGAGAAGCTATATCATTTGTCGGCCGGCATACCCTATCGGAGGGATGTGACCGACCAGCCTTTATTCTATATCGCACTTGTGGCCATTATTGTAGGTTCACAGCTGTTTTTAACTGGTTTTGTTGCAGAACTCGTTACCCGTAACGCACCGGAACGGAACCAGTATCTTATTGAAAGGGAACTTCATTAA
- a CDS encoding glycosyltransferase gives MFFSIIIPLYNRPQEIDELLHTLTKQSYMQFEVLVIEDGSVNDAAAIVQKYSNVLDIKYYVKPNSGQGFSRNFGFERASGDYFVIFDSDCLIPSTYLETVRDYLYEHKLDAYGGPDAAHGSFTPVQKAISYSMTSPFTTGGIRGNRKHIGQFHPRSFNMGVSRQVWEKVGGFILTRLGEDIEYSIRIHEAGFKIGLIPDAYVYHKRRTSFMQFYKQLHFFGRARINVYKHFPAELKLVHFFPAAFTCFAGLTILFNVFRLPLAFTANILILVYFMLIFFHACVVNKSLKVAILSVVASFIQLTAYGLGFMQDFIKRVVFKQ, from the coding sequence ATGTTTTTTTCCATCATAATTCCGCTTTACAATCGCCCGCAGGAGATCGACGAGCTGTTGCATACACTCACCAAACAGAGCTATATGCAGTTTGAAGTGCTCGTTATAGAAGACGGATCGGTGAACGATGCGGCGGCTATCGTACAGAAATACAGCAATGTACTGGATATTAAATATTATGTGAAGCCGAACTCGGGACAGGGTTTTAGCCGTAACTTCGGTTTTGAGCGTGCCTCGGGAGATTACTTTGTTATTTTCGATTCAGACTGCCTGATCCCTTCCACCTATCTGGAAACCGTGCGTGACTATCTGTATGAGCACAAGTTAGACGCCTATGGTGGCCCCGATGCGGCGCATGGCAGTTTTACACCAGTCCAAAAAGCCATCAGTTATTCGATGACTTCACCCTTTACCACAGGCGGGATCCGCGGAAACCGGAAGCATATCGGACAGTTTCATCCACGCAGTTTTAATATGGGCGTATCGCGTCAGGTCTGGGAGAAAGTCGGCGGATTTATCCTGACCAGGCTGGGGGAAGACATTGAATACAGCATCAGAATCCATGAGGCAGGTTTTAAGATAGGTTTGATACCTGATGCCTATGTGTATCATAAGCGCCGAACCAGCTTCATGCAGTTTTACAAACAACTTCACTTTTTCGGTCGCGCACGCATCAATGTGTATAAGCATTTCCCGGCCGAACTAAAACTCGTACATTTCTTTCCTGCGGCCTTCACCTGTTTTGCAGGCCTTACCATACTTTTCAATGTGTTTCGTCTGCCGCTGGCATTTACTGCCAACATTTTGATACTGGTATACTTTATGTTGATATTTTTTCACGCCTGCGTTGTCAACAAGTCGTTAAAAGTTGCAATTTTGAGTGTTGTTGCTTCGTTTATACAGCTCACAGCGTATGGACTTGGTTTTATGCAGGATTTTATAAAGAGAGTAGTATTTAAACAATGA
- a CDS encoding GH3 auxin-responsive promoter family protein, which yields MGWKAALSKPFAALVMRGIDKWKKDAVKAQEETLRMLIRKAQHTAFGCDHQFSSIKNYSDFKHLVPVRDYEELRPYVDRVIAGEADVLWKGKPAYLAKTSGTTSGVKYIPISKESMPEHIKAARNALLTYIHETGKADFVNGKMIFLQGSPLLSEKHGIKVGRLSGIVANLVPAYLQKNRLPSFATNCIEDWEQKVDAIVSETVNEDMRLISGIPPWVQMYFDRLIQQSGGKPIKDIFPNFSLYVYGGVNFEPYRAKIEASIGERIDAIETYPASEGFIAYQDSQSDKGLLLLADAGIFYEFVPADEYYNDNPQRISLKDVELDKNYALILNTNAGLWGYSIGDTVKFVSLNPYKIVVTGRIKHFISAFGEHVIGEEVEHALLSVANKEGVGITEFTVAPRIAVEAGELPYHEWFIEFSRPPADLPAFSKKVDEALQKKNIYYFDLIEGKILQPLIIRPLEKDAFVNYMRSQGKLGGQNKVPRLANDRKIADDLIAFIH from the coding sequence ATGGGCTGGAAAGCGGCATTAAGCAAACCATTTGCCGCCCTGGTAATGCGGGGTATCGACAAATGGAAGAAGGACGCTGTTAAGGCGCAGGAGGAAACGCTACGTATGCTGATACGCAAGGCGCAGCATACGGCCTTTGGGTGCGACCATCAGTTTTCCTCTATCAAGAACTACAGTGATTTTAAGCACTTGGTTCCTGTTCGCGACTATGAGGAGCTTCGTCCGTATGTAGACCGCGTGATAGCTGGCGAAGCCGACGTGTTGTGGAAGGGAAAGCCTGCCTACCTGGCCAAGACTTCAGGTACTACCTCGGGTGTTAAGTATATCCCGATCTCCAAAGAATCTATGCCTGAGCACATAAAAGCAGCCAGGAACGCTTTGTTGACCTATATCCATGAAACCGGCAAAGCCGATTTTGTGAACGGAAAGATGATTTTCCTGCAGGGCAGCCCCCTGCTTAGCGAAAAGCATGGCATTAAAGTGGGCAGGCTCTCGGGTATTGTGGCCAACCTGGTCCCGGCCTATCTGCAAAAAAACAGGCTGCCTTCGTTTGCCACCAACTGTATTGAAGATTGGGAGCAGAAAGTAGATGCCATTGTTTCCGAGACGGTGAATGAAGACATGCGGCTGATCTCCGGAATCCCGCCCTGGGTACAGATGTATTTTGATCGTCTGATACAGCAATCGGGTGGCAAACCCATAAAAGATATATTCCCGAATTTTAGCTTGTATGTTTACGGAGGCGTCAATTTTGAACCATACCGTGCAAAGATCGAAGCCAGTATTGGCGAACGCATCGATGCGATAGAGACCTATCCGGCTTCCGAAGGCTTTATTGCGTACCAGGATTCTCAGAGCGATAAGGGCTTGCTGCTGCTCGCAGATGCTGGGATTTTTTATGAGTTTGTGCCGGCCGACGAGTATTACAATGATAACCCTCAACGGATTAGCCTGAAGGATGTGGAACTTGATAAGAATTATGCGCTGATTCTGAACACCAATGCCGGGCTATGGGGTTACAGCATTGGCGATACAGTTAAGTTTGTGTCCCTCAATCCCTATAAGATCGTGGTTACAGGACGCATCAAGCATTTTATATCGGCTTTTGGCGAGCATGTGATCGGTGAAGAAGTGGAGCACGCACTGCTTAGCGTAGCTAATAAAGAAGGGGTTGGTATCACAGAATTTACGGTAGCGCCCCGCATAGCGGTTGAAGCCGGAGAACTTCCTTATCACGAATGGTTTATAGAGTTTTCCAGGCCGCCGGCCGATCTTCCTGCTTTCAGCAAAAAGGTAGATGAGGCACTACAAAAGAAGAATATTTACTATTTTGACCTGATTGAAGGGAAAATCCTGCAGCCGTTAATTATAAGACCTTTGGAAAAAGATGCTTTTGTCAATTATATGCGCTCGCAGGGTAAACTGGGAGGGCAAAACAAGGTGCCGCGACTGGCTAATGACAGGAAGATTGCGGATGATTTAATCGCGTTTATACATTGA
- a CDS encoding 1-deoxy-D-xylulose-5-phosphate reductoisomerase — translation MKNISILGATGSIGTQALEVVEAHADLYRVCALTAHSNAKLLISQAQKFKPDLVVIGENQCYGEVKAALPGIKVLTGQQALCEAAALPQAELVLTALVGAAGLQPTISAIEAGKDIALANKETLVVAGDIVTQLAQQHGVKIIPVDSEHSAIYQCLVGEEGNPVEKIYLTASGGPFRGKDREALSGVTKAAALKHPNWTMGAKITIDSASLMNKGLEVIEARWLFGLDPDQIDVIVHPQSIVHSLVQFTDGSIKAQMGLPDMKLPIHYALAYPGRITSSYERFSFMDYPEFTFSKPDMHTFRNLQLAYHALRKGGNMPCIINAANEVVVNAFLNDQIGFLQMSDVIERCMEDIPFIEKPSLDNYLETDSYTRIFAGDLVTKQAYLTQNIKY, via the coding sequence TTGAAGAATATATCTATACTAGGTGCAACGGGCTCTATCGGGACCCAGGCCTTGGAGGTTGTTGAAGCCCACGCAGATTTGTACCGCGTCTGCGCGCTTACCGCGCATTCGAACGCCAAACTTCTGATCAGTCAGGCGCAAAAGTTTAAGCCGGACCTGGTAGTGATTGGTGAGAACCAGTGCTACGGCGAAGTAAAAGCAGCCTTGCCGGGCATCAAGGTACTGACCGGTCAGCAGGCGCTGTGCGAAGCAGCGGCATTGCCTCAGGCCGAGCTGGTGCTTACCGCGCTGGTGGGCGCTGCGGGCTTACAGCCTACCATTTCTGCCATTGAGGCCGGGAAGGACATTGCGCTGGCCAACAAAGAAACGCTTGTTGTTGCAGGCGACATCGTGACGCAGCTTGCGCAGCAGCATGGCGTAAAGATCATTCCGGTTGATTCCGAGCATTCGGCTATTTACCAGTGCCTGGTAGGTGAGGAAGGTAATCCGGTAGAAAAGATTTACCTGACTGCATCGGGTGGCCCGTTCAGGGGAAAGGATCGCGAAGCACTGTCGGGGGTGACTAAAGCTGCGGCTTTAAAGCATCCAAACTGGACCATGGGCGCAAAGATCACCATCGATTCTGCTTCGTTGATGAATAAAGGACTGGAGGTGATCGAAGCACGCTGGCTGTTTGGTCTTGACCCGGATCAGATCGACGTCATTGTTCACCCTCAATCTATCGTACATTCACTGGTGCAATTTACCGATGGTTCTATAAAAGCCCAGATGGGTTTGCCCGATATGAAGCTGCCAATCCACTATGCTTTAGCCTATCCAGGCAGAATAACGAGCAGCTACGAACGTTTTAGTTTTATGGATTATCCGGAGTTCACGTTCTCCAAACCTGACATGCATACCTTCCGCAACCTGCAGCTGGCATACCATGCGCTCAGGAAGGGCGGCAATATGCCTTGTATCATCAATGCGGCCAACGAAGTTGTGGTCAATGCCTTTTTAAACGACCAGATCGGCTTTCTGCAAATGAGCGACGTGATTGAGCGTTGTATGGAAGATATCCCCTTTATAGAAAAGCCAAGCCTCGATAATTATTTAGAAACCGACAGCTATACCCGTATATTTGCCGGCGACTTGGTAACAAAACAAGCTTATTTAACTCAAAACATAAAATATTAG
- the rseP gene encoding RIP metalloprotease RseP → MSGLIMAAQLLLGLSILVILHELGHFLAARAFGIKVEKFYLFFDAWGVKLFSIKRGDCEYGIGWLPLGGYVKIAGMIDESMDTEQMKQPAQPWEFRSKPAWQRLIVMLGGVIVNIVVGILIFWMLTFKYGESFIPNSTVAGINPGVIGKEIGLKQGDKVVAVNGKKVIRFDELISSQVLLGNTNLTVIRDGKALDIKVPDNILNKVSDLGIEEFISRMPLVSTTLDSIPETMPAYKAGVRKGDKVLAVNGQPVKYDVDVKRIVKQNKAKPVTFDIMRGGEQLSLTIPVDTAGTIGVYFNHANELREQTIHYGLFESLPIGINQAWKVFSDNGKGIWKVLTGKIHANKAFSGPVEIARKVYGGEWIWARFWASTGFISIALAFMNLLPIPALDGGHVVFLIIEMIKGKPLGDKFMERAQIVGFVLLLSLMVFVLGNDIFKAIMQ, encoded by the coding sequence ATGAGCGGACTGATTATGGCGGCCCAGTTACTCCTGGGATTATCGATACTGGTTATTTTGCACGAGCTGGGGCACTTCCTTGCGGCACGGGCATTCGGAATTAAGGTAGAAAAGTTCTACCTTTTCTTTGATGCCTGGGGCGTGAAGTTGTTCAGCATAAAGAGGGGCGACTGCGAGTACGGAATCGGCTGGCTGCCCTTGGGCGGCTATGTGAAAATCGCTGGGATGATCGATGAATCTATGGATACCGAGCAGATGAAGCAACCCGCACAGCCCTGGGAGTTCCGTTCAAAACCTGCATGGCAGCGGCTCATCGTTATGCTGGGCGGTGTAATTGTGAATATTGTGGTAGGTATCCTGATTTTCTGGATGCTGACGTTCAAATACGGCGAAAGTTTTATCCCGAATTCAACGGTTGCGGGTATTAATCCTGGTGTTATCGGCAAGGAGATTGGTTTAAAGCAGGGCGATAAGGTTGTGGCCGTTAACGGAAAGAAGGTGATCCGTTTTGATGAATTGATCAGTTCTCAAGTGCTGCTAGGCAATACGAACCTTACAGTGATCCGCGATGGCAAGGCACTGGACATTAAAGTGCCCGACAATATATTAAACAAGGTTTCTGACCTTGGTATTGAAGAATTCATCAGCAGGATGCCGCTGGTATCTACAACGCTCGATAGCATTCCTGAAACAATGCCTGCGTATAAAGCCGGAGTGCGTAAGGGGGATAAGGTGCTTGCAGTTAATGGTCAGCCCGTAAAATATGACGTTGATGTTAAAAGGATCGTCAAGCAGAATAAAGCCAAGCCGGTTACGTTTGACATCATGCGCGGCGGCGAGCAGCTTAGCTTAACCATCCCCGTAGATACAGCCGGTACCATCGGCGTCTATTTCAATCATGCAAACGAACTTCGCGAGCAAACCATTCACTACGGATTGTTTGAGTCGCTGCCGATAGGAATAAATCAGGCCTGGAAGGTGTTTAGCGACAATGGAAAGGGCATCTGGAAGGTGCTTACCGGAAAGATACATGCCAACAAGGCATTTTCAGGCCCTGTAGAGATTGCGCGTAAGGTTTACGGAGGTGAATGGATATGGGCCAGGTTCTGGGCTTCAACCGGTTTTATCTCTATTGCACTGGCCTTCATGAACCTGCTTCCTATTCCGGCGCTAGACGGTGGTCACGTCGTATTTCTAATCATTGAGATGATCAAAGGCAAGCCCCTGGGCGATAAGTTTATGGAGCGGGCGCAGATTGTGGGCTTTGTATTGTTGCTGTCGCTCATGGTATTTGTGCTGGGCAACGATATATTTAAAGCGATAATGCAGTAG
- a CDS encoding iron-sulfur cluster co-chaperone HscB C-terminal domain-containing protein: MTDYFAFYGLPLSFNPDQELVKQQYYALSKRYHPDFYINESEEKQSEVLELSTLNNKAYQVLSNRERLIQYVLELEGVISEGENYALPQDFLMDMMDINESLMDLSMEPDAERLALLDQEVAAIEQGLSAHLDERFQEFAQQEGEARAITLQKIKDLYYRGKYLQRLRGNISKAMV, from the coding sequence ATGACAGATTATTTTGCTTTTTACGGGCTACCGCTGAGCTTCAATCCCGATCAGGAGCTCGTTAAGCAGCAGTATTATGCGCTGAGCAAGCGTTATCACCCCGACTTTTACATCAATGAAAGTGAGGAGAAGCAGTCGGAGGTTTTGGAGCTCAGTACACTGAACAACAAAGCCTACCAGGTGCTGAGCAACAGGGAGCGCCTGATTCAGTATGTGCTTGAACTGGAAGGTGTGATTAGTGAGGGCGAAAACTACGCTCTACCTCAGGATTTCCTGATGGATATGATGGATATCAATGAATCGCTCATGGATCTAAGTATGGAACCCGATGCAGAGCGCCTTGCCTTGCTCGACCAGGAAGTGGCGGCAATCGAACAAGGGCTGTCAGCCCACCTCGACGAGCGCTTTCAGGAGTTTGCGCAACAAGAAGGGGAAGCGCGGGCGATAACGCTGCAAAAGATCAAAGACTTGTATTACCGAGGGAAATATTTGCAAAGGCTGAGAGGTAACATCAGCAAAGCCATGGTATAA